One Dictyostelium discoideum AX4 chromosome 3 chromosome, whole genome shotgun sequence genomic region harbors:
- a CDS encoding maf family protein, with translation MTSRPLILGSSSIWRKQVLIDMGYIFKTMSPDIDEKAIRDSDPKTLTLLISRAKAQALLKRIKESDDELDKKSIMICSDQVIVHNGVIREKPETEQQCREYLQSYEFHPAVAVVSVVVVNIETGKIVEGTDIATQHFKKISDEFIDKLIKQGDVMHCAGGFTVEHMADFTLQLEGEVETILGLPKTLTKNLISQVSQ, from the coding sequence atgacatCAAGACCATTAATTTTAggatcatcatcaatatGGAGAAAACAAGTTTTGATTGATATGggatatatatttaaaaccaTGTCACCTGATATTGATGAGAAAGCAATTAGAGATTCTGATCCAAAAACATTGACATTATTAATTAGTAGAGCTAAAGCTCAAGCATTATTAAAGAGAATTAAAGAATCTGATGATGAATTAGATAAAAAGTCAATTATGATTTGTTCAGACCAAGTTATAGTTCACAATGGTGTCATTAGAGAGAAACCAGAGACAGAGCAACAATGTAGAGAGTATTTACAAAGTTATGAATTCCATCCGGCTGTTGCTGTCGTTAGTGTGGTAGTTGTAAATATTGAAACTGGTAAAATCGTTGAAGGTACTGATATTGCAACTcaacattttaaaaagatcTCTGACGAgtttattgataaattaattaaacaaggTGATGTTATGCATTGTGCTGGTGGTTTCACTGTTGAACATATGGCTGATTTCACTTTACAATTAGAAGGTGAAGTTGAAACTATTTTAGGTTTACCAAAAACATTaactaaaaatttaattagtcAAGTTtcacaataa